From Corynebacterium frankenforstense DSM 45800, the proteins below share one genomic window:
- a CDS encoding DUF4244 domain-containing protein, whose protein sequence is MPDAESKEVRGILGNQYGLSTIEYAMGTLAAAALAAVLYMIINSDAVSDALEGIINDALSSTPN, encoded by the coding sequence ATTCCCGATGCCGAGTCGAAGGAGGTGCGCGGCATCCTCGGCAACCAGTACGGGCTCTCGACGATCGAGTACGCCATGGGCACGCTCGCTGCCGCGGCGCTGGCGGCCGTGCTGTACATGATCATCAATAGCGACGCGGTCAGCGACGCCCTCGAGGGCATCATCAACGACGCGCTCTCGAGCACCCCGAACTGA
- a CDS encoding type II secretion system F family protein: MITALALALALVCWAPPTPGGRLDAADGAAGASGGVAGGPRARDGPSRVTHPEKTARLPAAAGALARRLGFGEEGTRRWDRLLLDIAADIDLYAACTAAGLAPAVAAQIAGEASREPLAGTWRTVASLLAVGAEPERAWEPTAGVPGLSDLAALAAGSAASGTRVAAAAGRISERLRRRAEDRATAAGERAGVLIAMPLTFCFLPAFFVLGLAPVVLGLAGNILG, translated from the coding sequence ATGATCACCGCACTCGCGCTCGCGCTCGCGCTGGTCTGCTGGGCGCCGCCCACGCCGGGCGGCAGGCTCGACGCCGCCGACGGGGCCGCCGGGGCCAGCGGGGGAGTGGCCGGAGGTCCGCGTGCCCGCGACGGACCGTCGCGGGTGACGCACCCGGAGAAGACCGCCCGGCTGCCCGCCGCAGCCGGAGCCCTGGCCCGACGCCTGGGTTTCGGTGAGGAGGGCACCCGCCGCTGGGACCGGCTGCTGCTGGACATCGCCGCCGACATCGACCTGTACGCCGCGTGCACCGCCGCCGGGCTCGCGCCCGCGGTCGCAGCACAGATCGCGGGGGAGGCGAGCCGGGAGCCCCTGGCCGGGACCTGGCGGACGGTGGCCAGCCTCCTGGCCGTCGGCGCCGAGCCCGAGCGGGCCTGGGAGCCGACGGCCGGGGTGCCGGGGCTGTCCGACCTCGCCGCGCTGGCGGCGGGATCGGCGGCCTCCGGCACCCGGGTGGCCGCCGCCGCCGGGCGGATCTCCGAGCGTCTGCGCCGCCGCGCCGAGGACCGTGCGACGGCCGCAGGCGAGCGGGCCGGCGTCCTGATCGCCATGCCGCTCACGTTCTGTTTCCTGCCCGCCTTCTTCGTCCTCGGGCTGGCCCCCGTGGTCCTCGGCCTCGCCGGGAACATCCTGGGCTGA
- a CDS encoding TadA family conjugal transfer-associated ATPase, with product MSVERRELVERVQARLARERGPGDAFGAGDPAHVAETVREEAGVISDLDLLEVLRALRDEATGLGPLEPVLALRGVTDVLVNGPEKVWFDRGAGLERAGVRFTDDAEVRRLAARLAVASGGRLDDAQPFADGRLRRDDGTVVRVHAVLAPPSETGTLISLRVLRQANLDLDGLVAAGTVSAVTAGRLRGLVAARRSLLIVGGTGSGKTTLLSALLGEVGAGERVICIEDTAELRPRHPHVVSMSARRANVEGSGEITLTDLVRQALRMRPDRIVVGEIRGAEIVDMLAAMNTGHDGGAGTLHANSLGEVPARVEALAAMGGLDRVAAHSQLAAAVTAVLVMRRGADGVRRLAQIGVARTRADAAVEFVPAWDLDRDGADAPELVGTGSVAAPAGPAGPAAPGLDRGRHRGRGEP from the coding sequence ATGAGCGTGGAACGGCGTGAACTGGTCGAGCGTGTCCAGGCGAGGCTCGCGCGCGAGCGCGGCCCCGGCGACGCCTTCGGGGCGGGGGATCCGGCGCATGTCGCCGAGACCGTGCGTGAGGAGGCCGGGGTCATCAGCGACCTCGACCTGCTCGAGGTGCTGCGCGCGCTGCGCGACGAGGCGACCGGGCTCGGGCCGCTCGAGCCGGTGCTCGCGCTGCGTGGGGTGACCGACGTGCTGGTCAACGGCCCGGAGAAGGTGTGGTTCGACCGGGGTGCAGGCCTCGAGCGCGCCGGGGTGCGCTTCACCGACGACGCCGAGGTGCGTCGCCTGGCGGCCCGCCTGGCCGTCGCCTCCGGCGGGCGCCTCGACGATGCCCAGCCCTTCGCCGACGGCCGGCTGCGCCGCGACGACGGCACCGTGGTGCGCGTGCACGCGGTGCTCGCCCCGCCCTCGGAGACCGGCACCCTGATCAGCCTGCGCGTGCTGCGCCAGGCCAACCTGGACCTCGACGGGCTCGTCGCCGCCGGCACCGTCAGCGCCGTGACCGCCGGGCGGCTGCGGGGGCTGGTCGCCGCCCGGCGCAGCCTGCTCATCGTCGGCGGCACCGGCTCCGGCAAGACCACGCTGCTCTCCGCGCTGCTCGGGGAGGTCGGCGCCGGCGAGCGGGTCATCTGCATCGAGGACACCGCGGAGCTGCGTCCGCGTCACCCGCACGTGGTCTCGATGTCCGCGCGTCGCGCCAACGTCGAGGGCAGCGGCGAGATCACCCTGACCGATCTGGTGCGCCAGGCGCTGCGCATGCGCCCGGACCGCATCGTCGTCGGCGAGATCCGCGGCGCCGAGATCGTGGACATGCTCGCCGCGATGAACACCGGCCACGACGGCGGGGCCGGCACGCTGCACGCGAACTCGCTCGGGGAGGTGCCCGCGCGGGTGGAGGCCCTGGCCGCCATGGGCGGGCTGGATCGGGTGGCCGCCCACTCCCAGCTGGCCGCGGCCGTCACCGCGGTGCTGGTCATGCGCCGCGGCGCGGACGGGGTGCGCCGGCTCGCCCAGATCGGCGTGGCGCGCACCCGCGCCGACGCGGCGGTCGAGTTCGTGCCCGCCTGGGACCTGGACCGCGACGGCGCCGACGCCCCCGAGCTGGTCGGGACGGGGTCGGTCGCCGCGCCGGCCGGACCGGCCGGACCGGCCGCCCCGGGGCTGGACCGCGGGCGCCACCGGGGGAGGGGAGAGCCATGA
- a CDS encoding DEAD/DEAH box helicase has product MTDLILRRFPESTCTYRGTIPARPARYADWPGWVHPGLRAHLEERGVGKPYTHQAEAAQLAHDGHDVVVATGTSSGKSLAYQLPVLTDLAADETACALYVTPTRALGSDQLAATLRLTRAVPGLSGVAPAPYDGDTPTEARPGIRDHSRWVFTTPDMLHVSVLANHPRWARLLRHLRYVIIDECHTYRGVFGANVALVLRRLSRIAAHYGSHPTFVLASATTAEPAAHASRLTGREVTAVTEDGAPTGRRTLMLWEPGFIEGAEGDNGAPVRRAATTEAADIMATLIAQGARTLTFVRSRRAAETVALRAAEGLSAQGRPDFARRVASYRAGYLAEDRRRLERELDEGTLLGVATTNALELGIDVGSLDATVTAGFPGTVASFWQQAGRAGRRGQESVVVLVGRDEPMDTYLVHNPDVLLGRPVERSVFDPANPYVLRGHVYCAAVEKPLSDAEVDALGARDVVAGLAAEGLLRHRPRGWFPAPVPAGTGQLSPETAHTQVSLRGSGAEEVMIVDQTDGRLLGTVEGARATAQVHPGAVYLHQGESFVVDELDWDSSLALAHPETPEYSTHSRGQTAIRIIGGPDDDGIFNPSPGLWVASVEVEVTDQVTGYVVKLPDGSTVDNIPLDMPPQVLHTRAVAYTVDPLVLSAAGIAAADVPGTLHAAEHAAIGMLPLIATCDRWDLGGVSTAEHADTGLPTVFVYDGHPGGAGFADCGFERFAEWIEATFEAVRSCSCESGCPSCVQSPKCGNGNQPLDKAGAIKLLGAMVTMCAGGAGR; this is encoded by the coding sequence CTGACCGACCTGATCCTGCGCCGCTTCCCCGAGTCGACGTGCACCTACCGCGGCACCATCCCGGCGCGCCCCGCGCGGTACGCCGACTGGCCGGGGTGGGTGCACCCGGGGCTGCGCGCCCACCTGGAGGAGCGCGGCGTCGGCAAGCCGTACACGCACCAGGCGGAGGCGGCGCAGCTCGCGCACGACGGCCACGACGTCGTCGTCGCCACGGGCACCTCCTCGGGCAAGTCGCTGGCCTACCAGCTGCCCGTGCTGACGGACCTGGCCGCCGACGAGACCGCCTGCGCGCTCTACGTCACCCCGACGCGCGCGCTGGGCTCGGACCAGCTGGCCGCCACGCTGCGGCTGACCCGCGCGGTGCCGGGGCTCTCCGGGGTGGCACCCGCCCCCTACGACGGCGACACCCCCACCGAGGCGCGCCCCGGCATCCGCGACCACTCGCGCTGGGTGTTCACCACCCCGGACATGCTGCACGTGTCCGTGCTGGCCAACCACCCGCGGTGGGCGCGGCTGCTGCGGCACCTGCGCTACGTCATCATCGACGAGTGCCACACCTACCGCGGCGTCTTCGGCGCGAATGTGGCGCTCGTGCTGCGCAGGCTGAGCCGCATCGCGGCGCACTACGGGTCGCACCCGACGTTCGTGCTGGCCTCGGCGACGACCGCGGAGCCGGCCGCGCACGCCAGCCGGCTGACCGGCCGGGAGGTCACCGCGGTGACCGAGGACGGCGCGCCGACGGGCCGGCGGACCCTGATGCTGTGGGAGCCGGGCTTCATCGAGGGCGCCGAGGGCGACAACGGCGCGCCCGTGCGCCGCGCGGCGACCACGGAGGCCGCCGACATCATGGCCACGCTGATCGCCCAGGGCGCGCGCACGCTGACCTTCGTGCGCTCCCGGCGGGCCGCCGAGACGGTCGCCCTGCGCGCCGCCGAGGGGCTCTCCGCGCAGGGCCGGCCGGACTTCGCCCGCCGGGTGGCCTCCTACCGGGCCGGCTACCTCGCCGAGGACCGCCGCCGGCTGGAGCGCGAGCTCGACGAGGGCACGTTGCTGGGTGTGGCCACCACCAACGCCCTCGAGCTGGGCATCGACGTCGGCTCGCTGGACGCGACGGTCACCGCGGGCTTCCCCGGCACGGTGGCGTCCTTCTGGCAGCAGGCCGGCCGCGCGGGGCGGCGCGGGCAGGAGTCGGTGGTGGTGCTCGTCGGCCGTGACGAGCCGATGGACACCTACCTGGTGCACAACCCGGACGTGCTGCTGGGCCGCCCGGTCGAGCGCAGTGTCTTCGACCCGGCCAACCCCTACGTGCTGCGCGGCCACGTCTACTGCGCGGCGGTGGAGAAGCCGCTCTCCGACGCCGAGGTGGACGCCCTGGGTGCCCGCGACGTGGTGGCGGGACTCGCCGCCGAGGGACTTTTGCGCCACCGCCCGCGCGGCTGGTTCCCCGCCCCGGTGCCGGCGGGTACCGGGCAGCTGAGCCCGGAGACCGCGCACACCCAGGTCTCGCTGCGCGGCTCGGGCGCCGAGGAGGTCATGATCGTCGACCAGACCGACGGGCGCCTGCTGGGCACCGTCGAGGGGGCGCGGGCGACGGCGCAGGTGCACCCCGGGGCGGTCTACCTGCACCAGGGCGAGTCCTTCGTGGTCGACGAGCTGGACTGGGATTCGTCGCTGGCGCTGGCGCACCCGGAGACCCCGGAGTACTCGACGCACTCGCGCGGGCAGACGGCCATCCGCATCATCGGCGGGCCCGACGACGACGGCATCTTCAACCCCTCCCCGGGACTGTGGGTGGCCTCGGTGGAGGTCGAGGTCACCGACCAGGTCACCGGCTACGTGGTCAAGCTGCCCGACGGCTCGACGGTGGACAACATCCCGCTGGACATGCCGCCGCAGGTGCTGCACACCCGGGCGGTGGCCTACACCGTGGACCCGCTGGTGCTCTCGGCGGCCGGGATCGCCGCGGCCGACGTCCCGGGCACGCTGCACGCCGCGGAGCACGCGGCGATCGGCATGCTGCCCCTGATCGCCACGTGCGACCGGTGGGACCTCGGCGGGGTGTCCACCGCGGAACACGCGGACACCGGCCTGCCCACGGTCTTCGTCTACGACGGGCACCCGGGCGGGGCCGGCTTCGCGGACTGCGGCTTCGAGCGCTTCGCCGAGTGGATCGAGGCGACCTTCGAGGCGGTGCGCTCGTGTTCCTGCGAGTCGGGTTGCCCCTCGTGCGTGCAGTCGCCGAAGTGCGGCAACGGCAACCAGCCGCTGGACAAGGCCGGGGCGATCAAGCTGCTCGGCGCGATGGTGACGATGTGCGCGGGCGGCGCGGGGCGCTGA
- a CDS encoding alpha/beta fold hydrolase — translation MAAARDAAGDGGSSVPAQPSAASAGAGGGLSPSTVELAGPFTHRFVHLRGVRLHVAAAGDVKDPLVILLHDAFGGWFDYRDVLAPLAAAGFHVVALDARGYGMSDKPPAGAGLDVLTAVGDVTALIRVLGHDDAVLVGADSGGAVAWCAATAHPGQVRALVSVAAAHPVDMRRAMAARPVRFLPAHLRAGLARLPGAHRLPDRLAAWLQRRILDRWTAPQFHGTALYDAALDLRVRAMRIASALPGAARYARLTTSVVPPKWLGTPVTVPVLALQPDRPTFRHLARRARKRCTARMNVRELPGTARLPHVEAPGTFAAAVAAWLNELD, via the coding sequence ATGGCCGCAGCACGCGACGCCGCAGGTGACGGGGGTTCTTCCGTGCCCGCCCAGCCCAGCGCCGCGAGTGCGGGCGCCGGCGGGGGCCTGTCGCCCTCGACCGTCGAGCTGGCCGGGCCCTTCACCCACCGCTTCGTGCACCTGCGCGGGGTGCGCCTGCACGTCGCCGCCGCGGGCGACGTCAAGGACCCGCTGGTCATCCTGTTGCACGACGCCTTCGGCGGCTGGTTCGACTACCGCGACGTGCTCGCGCCGCTCGCGGCCGCGGGCTTCCACGTCGTCGCCCTCGACGCGCGCGGCTACGGCATGTCGGACAAGCCCCCGGCCGGCGCCGGGCTCGACGTGCTGACCGCCGTCGGCGACGTCACCGCGCTGATCCGCGTGCTCGGCCACGATGACGCCGTGCTCGTCGGCGCCGACTCCGGCGGGGCCGTGGCCTGGTGCGCGGCCACCGCGCACCCCGGCCAGGTCCGCGCGCTGGTCTCCGTCGCCGCCGCCCACCCGGTCGACATGCGCCGGGCGATGGCCGCCCGCCCGGTGCGCTTCCTCCCGGCCCACCTGCGCGCGGGGCTCGCCCGCCTGCCCGGCGCGCACCGCCTGCCGGACCGCCTCGCCGCCTGGCTGCAGCGGCGCATCCTGGACCGTTGGACCGCCCCGCAGTTCCACGGCACCGCGCTGTACGACGCCGCGTTGGACCTGCGGGTGCGCGCCATGCGCATCGCCTCCGCCCTGCCGGGCGCGGCGCGCTACGCGCGCCTGACCACCAGCGTGGTCCCCCCGAAGTGGCTGGGCACCCCGGTGACCGTGCCCGTGCTGGCCCTGCAGCCGGACCGGCCGACCTTCCGGCACCTCGCCCGGCGCGCCCGTAAACGGTGCACCGCGCGGATGAACGTGCGCGAGCTGCCCGGCACCGCGCGCCTGCCGCACGTGGAGGCCCCCGGGACCTTCGCCGCGGCCGTGGCCGCGTGGCTCAACGAGCTGGACTGA
- a CDS encoding Rv3654c family TadE-like protein yields the protein MLGDQEGYATILAASLAAALTGVIVILAAVAATLIALHRAQVAADMAAVAAATALAEGQPACPVAESTARLNDAEPSACRVDGEDVVVTVTVSGRGGVARAGPL from the coding sequence GTGCTCGGTGACCAGGAGGGCTACGCCACGATCCTGGCCGCCAGCCTCGCCGCGGCGCTGACCGGCGTCATCGTCATCCTCGCCGCCGTGGCGGCCACCCTGATCGCCCTGCACCGCGCCCAGGTCGCCGCCGACATGGCCGCCGTCGCCGCGGCCACCGCGCTGGCCGAGGGACAGCCCGCCTGCCCGGTCGCCGAGTCCACGGCGCGCCTCAACGACGCCGAACCGTCCGCCTGCCGTGTCGACGGCGAGGACGTGGTGGTCACCGTGACCGTCTCCGGGCGCGGCGGCGTGGCCCGCGCCGGGCCGCTCTGA
- the ssd gene encoding septum site-determining protein Ssd: MNTAPSPGRERFILVAVAEPAAHPEAVHVAAAAGRPLLDLLVDVEDEAERAAELARHLPRAAAVILDAAAAADLDSVTARPGVFAVAADPGPAPEVEVGGALVPGFVVPAQSPELLAALGAALRGATSAPVDAAGTDSTRARPGRAPHDGTSERDGRRRGVGNRRGPGGGDAPRAPRAAAEPGRGRVLGVAGACGGAGASTLAAACAVVAAADGTAALVDAVANSGGLDLLTGDEDTTGLRWGDVDFTRGEIPAGDLVEALPETREGVWLLTAGRSVLAAAAGPGPGEVVAALGVLRREAATVVVDLPPWGPMTDEVSDACDLVVVLTPAEVRPTAAAARLCARLESRRTGACVLVRHRGWSSLTLDDVAGLTRARVLGELPTHRGLARRAELGGLGGPPRGLARVAGLVLDELRGAR; the protein is encoded by the coding sequence ATGAACACTGCACCGTCGCCCGGCCGCGAGCGCTTCATCCTCGTCGCCGTCGCCGAGCCGGCCGCCCACCCGGAGGCCGTCCACGTCGCCGCCGCCGCGGGCCGCCCGCTGCTCGACCTGCTCGTCGACGTCGAGGACGAGGCCGAACGCGCCGCCGAGCTGGCCCGCCACCTCCCGCGGGCGGCGGCGGTGATCCTCGACGCCGCCGCGGCCGCCGACCTCGACTCCGTCACAGCCCGCCCGGGCGTCTTCGCCGTCGCCGCCGACCCCGGCCCGGCCCCCGAGGTCGAGGTCGGCGGTGCCCTGGTGCCCGGCTTCGTGGTCCCGGCCCAGTCGCCCGAGCTGCTCGCCGCCCTCGGCGCCGCCCTGCGCGGCGCCACCTCAGCGCCCGTCGACGCCGCCGGCACCGACTCCACGCGCGCCCGCCCCGGGCGCGCCCCGCACGACGGCACCTCGGAGCGCGACGGGCGCAGGCGCGGCGTCGGAAATCGACGGGGCCCGGGTGGCGGTGACGCACCACGTGCACCCCGCGCGGCCGCGGAACCGGGACGCGGACGGGTGTTGGGCGTCGCCGGGGCCTGCGGCGGGGCCGGGGCGAGTACGCTGGCCGCGGCCTGCGCGGTGGTCGCCGCGGCCGACGGCACGGCCGCGCTCGTCGACGCCGTGGCCAACTCCGGCGGGCTCGACCTGCTCACCGGCGACGAGGACACCACGGGCCTGCGCTGGGGCGACGTCGACTTCACCCGCGGCGAGATCCCCGCCGGCGACCTGGTGGAGGCCCTGCCCGAGACCCGCGAGGGTGTGTGGCTGCTCACCGCCGGGCGCTCCGTGCTCGCCGCCGCGGCCGGCCCCGGCCCCGGGGAGGTCGTCGCCGCCCTCGGGGTGCTGCGCCGCGAGGCCGCCACCGTGGTCGTCGACCTGCCGCCGTGGGGCCCGATGACCGACGAGGTCAGCGACGCCTGCGACCTCGTCGTCGTGCTCACCCCGGCCGAGGTGCGCCCCACCGCCGCCGCGGCGCGCCTCTGCGCGCGCCTGGAGTCCCGGCGCACCGGCGCGTGCGTGCTCGTGCGCCACCGCGGATGGTCGTCGTTGACGCTTGACGACGTCGCGGGGCTCACCCGGGCGCGCGTCCTCGGCGAGCTGCCCACGCACCGTGGCCTGGCCCGCCGCGCCGAGCTCGGCGGGCTGGGCGGTCCGCCGCGCGGGCTGGCGCGGGTGGCCGGGCTGGTCCTCGACGAGCTGCGGGGTGCGCGATGA
- a CDS encoding cold-shock protein yields MAQGTVKWFNAEKGYGFIAPDDGSSDVFVHYSEIQGSGFRTLEENQKVEFEIGEGTKGPQAQQVRAL; encoded by the coding sequence ATGGCACAGGGAACCGTGAAGTGGTTCAACGCTGAGAAGGGCTACGGCTTCATCGCCCCCGATGACGGCTCCTCCGACGTCTTCGTCCACTACTCCGAGATCCAGGGCAGCGGCTTCCGCACCCTCGAGGAGAACCAGAAGGTCGAGTTCGAGATCGGCGAGGGCACCAAGGGCCCGCAGGCCCAGCAGGTCCGCGCCCTCTAA
- a CDS encoding HAD family hydrolase: protein MTSTQRNAGGALRRAGRVAAFFDLDKTVIATSSTFAFGREFMHKGLISPVEALQMTLAKTNFMISGMSAEQMDSTRDQLTALIAGWSVEEVRQITEETLHSVLVPTIYAEARELIRFHQLAGHDVVIVSASAADLVRPIAAELGVTDVVATELEVRDGRYTGEILSYNKGEAKGEALAELARSRDYDLSASYAYSDSATDLPMLQAVGNPVAVNPDRALKKHALAEGWEIRAFKDPEPLFTAPTAREVGIGTGVVAAVAAAAVGGWWLLRGRDSGS, encoded by the coding sequence ATGACGTCGACGCAGAGGAACGCGGGCGGGGCACTCCGTCGCGCCGGCCGGGTGGCCGCGTTCTTCGACCTGGACAAGACCGTCATCGCCACATCGTCGACCTTCGCCTTCGGCCGCGAGTTCATGCACAAGGGCCTGATCTCCCCCGTCGAGGCCCTGCAGATGACCCTGGCCAAGACCAACTTCATGATCTCCGGCATGTCCGCCGAGCAGATGGACTCCACTCGCGACCAGCTGACCGCGCTGATCGCCGGCTGGTCCGTCGAGGAGGTCCGCCAGATCACCGAGGAGACCCTGCACTCGGTGCTCGTGCCCACCATCTACGCCGAGGCCCGCGAGCTCATCCGCTTCCATCAGCTGGCCGGCCACGACGTGGTCATCGTCTCCGCCTCCGCGGCCGACCTGGTCCGTCCGATCGCCGCCGAGCTCGGCGTCACCGATGTGGTGGCCACCGAGCTCGAGGTCCGCGACGGCCGCTACACCGGCGAGATCCTCTCCTACAACAAGGGCGAGGCCAAGGGCGAGGCGCTCGCCGAGCTGGCCCGCAGCCGCGACTACGACCTCTCGGCCAGCTACGCCTACTCCGACTCGGCGACCGACCTGCCGATGCTCCAGGCCGTGGGCAACCCCGTGGCCGTCAACCCCGACCGCGCACTGAAGAAGCACGCGCTGGCCGAGGGCTGGGAGATCCGCGCCTTCAAGGACCCCGAGCCGCTGTTCACCGCGCCGACCGCCCGCGAGGTCGGCATCGGCACCGGGGTGGTCGCCGCCGTGGCCGCCGCCGCGGTGGGCGGCTGGTGGCTGCTGCGCGGGCGAGACTCGGGATCCTGA
- a CDS encoding MarP family serine protease, with the protein MTAGLIVDGVVVIAALAAFITGWRQGATTSVLSTLGVVSGLVVSAGLIPVALRLTDSVGLRLLLAAAILILFVAIGNVAGAVVGGQLRRSFKMRSSLRIDSCIGAFFQAVTLLLVAWLVSLPLAAGLGGRVATGVHNSKVLSGVDRVTPQSWNQLPNKIAAMLNDSGLPPLSPFEPVDSPEVEAPRIEVENTELVEKLRPSVIHVLGDADSCRRRLLGSGFVVGPDHVMTNAHVVAGTETVRLDTVLGLRDADVVYYNPEVDIAVLYAPDLGLEPLQWAEEPAITGQDAIVMGFPASGPFEAAPARIRSKLTIAGPDIYATGRVEREAYTVRGTIREGNSGGPMTDAEGNVLGVVFGASLDESDTGYALTAAEVHARVGDVSRLTTPVGTGECVAH; encoded by the coding sequence GTGACAGCCGGACTCATCGTCGACGGTGTCGTCGTCATCGCCGCGCTCGCCGCGTTCATCACCGGCTGGCGCCAGGGTGCGACCACCTCGGTCCTGTCCACCCTCGGTGTCGTCTCCGGGCTCGTGGTCAGCGCCGGGCTGATCCCCGTCGCCCTGCGCCTGACGGATTCCGTCGGCCTGCGCCTGCTGCTGGCCGCGGCGATCCTCATCCTGTTCGTGGCGATCGGCAACGTCGCCGGCGCCGTGGTGGGCGGCCAGCTGCGCCGCTCGTTCAAGATGCGCTCCTCGTTGCGCATCGACTCCTGCATCGGCGCGTTCTTCCAGGCCGTCACGCTGCTCCTCGTCGCCTGGCTGGTCTCCCTGCCGCTGGCCGCGGGCCTCGGCGGGCGGGTGGCCACCGGCGTGCACAATTCGAAGGTGCTCTCCGGCGTCGACCGCGTCACCCCGCAGTCCTGGAACCAGCTGCCCAACAAGATCGCGGCGATGCTCAACGACTCCGGCCTGCCACCGCTGTCGCCCTTCGAGCCCGTCGACTCCCCCGAGGTCGAGGCCCCGCGCATCGAGGTGGAGAACACCGAGCTGGTGGAGAAGCTGCGCCCGAGCGTCATCCACGTCCTCGGCGACGCGGACAGCTGCCGGCGCCGCCTGCTCGGCTCCGGCTTCGTCGTCGGGCCCGACCACGTGATGACCAACGCCCACGTGGTCGCCGGCACCGAGACGGTGCGCCTGGACACGGTGCTGGGGCTGCGCGACGCCGACGTCGTCTACTACAACCCCGAGGTCGACATCGCCGTGCTCTACGCGCCCGACCTGGGCCTCGAGCCGCTGCAGTGGGCCGAGGAGCCGGCGATCACCGGCCAGGACGCGATCGTGATGGGCTTCCCGGCCTCCGGCCCCTTCGAGGCCGCGCCGGCGCGCATCCGCAGCAAGCTGACCATCGCCGGGCCGGACATCTACGCCACCGGGCGTGTCGAGCGCGAGGCCTACACCGTGCGCGGCACGATCCGCGAGGGCAACTCCGGCGGCCCGATGACGGACGCCGAGGGCAACGTCCTCGGCGTGGTCTTCGGCGCCAGCCTCGACGAGTCCGACACCGGCTACGCGCTCACCGCCGCCGAGGTGCACGCGCGCGTCGGCGACGTCTCCCGGCTGACCACGCCGGTGGGCACCGGCGAGTGCGTCGCGCACTGA
- a CDS encoding DedA family protein, with protein sequence MADQLTVLIEAVLGSWWFYPLLAFFIVGDALCPLLPSETIITAGAAWSASRGVPDIWAVWTIAVVAAVLGDNICYLLGTRLVMFVRSMPPKSKMGRAVDWVEKSIRTRAAMTIIVARFVPWGRWVLTIMLGAMKYPWWLFFLIDSVGVLVWVSQAVLIGYLGGWVLQDYPILGMILGVTLGALVGVLIDRVRQYFSDAHQVRTGTSRA encoded by the coding sequence ATGGCAGACCAGCTCACCGTCCTCATCGAGGCTGTGCTGGGCTCGTGGTGGTTCTATCCGCTGCTGGCCTTCTTCATCGTCGGCGACGCCCTGTGCCCCCTGCTGCCCAGCGAGACCATCATCACCGCGGGCGCGGCGTGGTCGGCCAGCCGCGGGGTGCCGGACATCTGGGCGGTGTGGACGATCGCCGTGGTCGCGGCCGTTCTCGGCGACAACATCTGCTACCTGCTGGGCACCCGCCTGGTGATGTTCGTGCGTTCCATGCCGCCGAAGTCGAAGATGGGCCGGGCGGTCGACTGGGTGGAGAAGTCCATCCGCACCCGGGCGGCGATGACGATCATCGTGGCCCGCTTCGTGCCCTGGGGCCGCTGGGTGCTCACGATCATGCTGGGTGCGATGAAGTACCCCTGGTGGCTGTTCTTCCTCATCGACTCCGTCGGCGTGCTCGTCTGGGTCAGCCAGGCGGTGCTCATCGGCTACCTCGGCGGCTGGGTGCTGCAGGACTACCCGATTCTGGGCATGATCCTCGGCGTCACCCTCGGCGCGCTGGTCGGCGTGCTCATCGACCGGGTGCGCCAGTACTTCTCCGACGCCCACCAGGTGCGCACGGGCACCTCGCGGGCTTAA
- a CDS encoding phage holin family protein yields the protein MSKQDGLFTEGADNFAPRADSIPLSDVDASNGQQSVGTLVSNATAQMSSLFRSELELAKTELAAEAKKGAIGGGLFSVAGVIALYSSFFFFFFLAALISVWLPWWAGFLIVFLIMLATAAVLALFGWRKVKKMGAPKRTINSVGELKNLVPGKAQDKLEGANRGLYS from the coding sequence GTGAGCAAGCAGGACGGACTCTTCACCGAAGGCGCGGACAACTTCGCCCCGCGCGCCGACAGCATTCCGCTGAGCGACGTCGACGCCTCGAACGGCCAGCAGTCGGTGGGCACCCTGGTCAGCAACGCGACCGCGCAGATGTCCTCGCTGTTCCGCTCCGAGCTGGAGCTGGCCAAGACCGAGCTGGCCGCCGAGGCCAAGAAGGGCGCGATCGGCGGCGGACTGTTCTCGGTCGCCGGCGTGATCGCCCTGTACAGCTCCTTCTTCTTTTTCTTCTTCCTCGCCGCGCTGATCTCCGTCTGGCTGCCCTGGTGGGCCGGCTTCCTGATCGTCTTCCTGATCATGCTGGCCACCGCCGCCGTCCTGGCGCTCTTCGGCTGGCGCAAGGTCAAGAAGATGGGCGCACCGAAGCGCACCATCAACTCCGTCGGTGAGCTGAAGAACCTCGTCCCGGGCAAGGCCCAGGACAAGCTCGAGGGCGCCAACCGCGGCCTCTACAGCTAG